The Panicum virgatum strain AP13 chromosome 5K, P.virgatum_v5, whole genome shotgun sequence genome has a window encoding:
- the LOC120708423 gene encoding transcription factor GAMYB-like has protein sequence MYRVKSESDCEMMLQDQMDSPVADDGSSGGGSPHRGSGPPLKKGPWTSAEDAILVDYVKKHGEGNWNAVQKNTGLFRCGKSCRLRWANHLRPNLKKGAFTPEEERLIIQLHAKMGNKWARMAAHLPGRTDNEIKNYWNTRIKRCQRAGLPIYPASVCNQSSSEDQQISGDFNCGENISNDLLSGNSLYLPDFTSDNFIANTEALSYAPQLSAASISNLLGQSFASKNCSFMDQVDQSGMLKQSGCVLPALSDTVDGVLSSVDQFSKDSEKLKQALGFDYLNEANASSKTIAPFGVTLSGSHAFLNGIFSSSRPINGPLKMELPSLQDTESDPNSWLKYTLAPAMQPTELVDPYLHSPIATPSAKSESASPRNSGLLEELLHEAQALRSGKNQLPSVRSSSSSAGTPCETTTVVSPEFDLCQEYWDEHHSSFLNECAPFSGYSFTESTPVSAASPDIFQLSKISPAQSPSMGSGEQAVEPKHDAAGSPHPENLRPDALFSGNTADPCSFNDAIAMLLGNDMNAESKPVVGDGIVFGSSSWGNMPQACEISEFK, from the exons ATGTATCGGGTGAAGAGCGAGAGCGACTGCGAGATGATGCTGCAGGACCAGATGGACTCGCCGGTGGCCGAcgacggcagcagcggcggggggTCGCCTCACAGGGGTAGCGGGCCACCCCTGAAGAAAGGGCCGTGGACATCCGCGGAGGACGCCATCCTGGTGGACTACGTCAAGAAGCACGGCGAGGGGAACTGGAACGCGGTGCAGAAGAACACCGGCCTGTTCCGCTGCGGCAAGAGCTGTCGCCTCCGGTGGGCGAACCACCTCAGGCCCAACCTCAAGAAGGGGGCCTTCACCCCCGAGGAGGAGCGCCTCATCATCCAGCTCCACGCTAAGATGGGGAACAAGTGGGCGAGGATGGCTGCTCAT TTGCCAGGGCGTACTGACAAtgaaattaagaactactgGAACACTCGAATAAAGAGATGTCAACGAGCTGGTCTTCCTATCTATCCTGCTAGTGTGTGCAATCAATCTTCAAGTGAAGATCAGCAAATTTCTGGCGATTTTAACTGTGGCGAGAATATATCCAATGATCTTTTGAGTGGGAACAGTCTTTATCTACCAGATTTTACCAGTGACAATTTCATTGCTAATACAGAGGCTTTATCCTATGCACCTCAGCTTTCAGCTGCTTCAATAAGCAATTTGCTTGGCCAGAGTTTTGCATCAAAGAATTGTAGCTTCATGGATCAGGTAGACCAATCAGGCATGCTGAAACAATCTGGCTGTGTGCTCCCTGCATTGAGCGATACTGTTGATGGTGTGCTTTCCTCAGTGGATCAATTTTCAAAAGACTCTGAGAAGCTCAAGCAGGCTTTAGGTTTTGATTATCTCAATGAAGCCAATGCTAGCAGCAAGACTATTGCACCTTTTGGGGTTACACTTTCTGGCAGCCATGCCTTTTTAAATGGCatcttctcttcttctaggccCATCAATGGTCCTTTGAAGATGGAGCTCCCTTCACTCCAAGATACCGAATCTGATCCAAATAGCTGGCTCAAGTATACTTTGGCTCCTGCAATGCAGCCTACTGAGTTAGTTGATCCTTACCTGCACTCTCCAATAGCGACCCCATCAGCGAAATCTGAGTCTGCATCACCAAGGAACAGTGGTCTTCTGGAAGAGCTGCTTCATGAAGCTCAGGCACTAAGATCTGGGAAGAACCAACTACCATCTGTCAGAAGTTCAAGTTCCTCTGCTGGTACACCATGTGAGACTACTACGGTAGTTAGCCCAGAGTTTGATCTCTGCCAGGAGTATTGGGACGAACATCACAGTTCTTTCCTCAATGAATGTGCTCCTTTCAGTGGATATTCGTTCACTGAATCCACTCCTGTTAGTGCCGCGTCACCTGATATCTTTCAGCTCTCCAAAATTTCTCCTG CACAAAGTCCTTCAATGGGCTCTGGTGAGCAGGCAGTAGAGCCTAAACATGATGCGGCAGGTTCACCTCATcctgaaaacctgaggccagaTGCACTATTCTCTGGTAACACAGCTGATCCATGCTCTTTCAACGATGCCATCGCAATGCTACTGGGCAACGACATGAATGCCGAGTCCAAACCAGTTGTCGGTGACGGAATCGTATTCGGTTCTTCCTCATGGGGCAACATGCCACAGGCTTGTGAAATTTCGGAATTCAAATGA
- the LOC120708424 gene encoding uncharacterized protein LOC120708424 — protein sequence MALEAKQAAQCIKKVLRLSIRKSYRFVSEHPILFGLGVLLYLLYRSSPGFFAFLLSSSPVIICTTILLGVLLSYGEINLPEASEDHKGTPEISAFKVGNSSSDIHFEANQRLPVPEFATSNFKEREIIQTISFKERVSEHVDVDDDVPLLRRADEEDERSDWRNIPRTLTPFPSMVNLRQESGIKEGLTFDKKRESEGSFFIQDSADGQTSIFDVAHLSGLNHKDTSLGLFSSNGNVSKHVDMEENLNQERFTDSAASKDREVSEEKQTGERSGTSKSAFPISIHQCEQTVSLNVDTRNVAEDKLLDSSLGSPWARVGSQDGSSGFDSDGDESSSPDASMTDIAPVLDEIDPLLGADSARPDPIPKDDSDTDSHVSEDHQIDDDSNDEGDDNDAKDNVEGKKKDDDREAAFLWTADDEKNLMDLGYSEMERNRRLEILMARRRSRKNIRFEIDNSLIDVDSNGAGRSLDDLSRLRAQVPPIAVPRRNPFDLPYDSEEAAIPGSAPSILHAQKNPFDLPLEQPHDSGVPVRDNINAGESVMSPRRDMIFRRHESFNFGGMDAIQERRFSRLKPYFVPETVEWNASNFQRQFSDKSVSKLSSVTESDVASSVADQEDHKDHDEKDLHMEHESPALVRQDSDLTDVGSECSDGINSIDVELDNSDIDDREIALHHFVFERSQEREAHLASTKGKGHEEGYTPKSAGNSKMPFHPVPDLLSWEDGDGDSSLGAKPSFQLNTEVKCSEWVSSSMPTVEGESHSGDLPEYLDTDVASSSNTAVFSGSNTAEKDENVDLMSYSNNEMPLDNLIHGSMELPSEFAMETLPVISRDLHPIPEERVVENFSMQEKYETAIFTESVASLTGLHVIEEHFDVGFDRSLSSVSSYPQVSNAIESPSSEYAEVSNPFVPVAAEPNKVDIGDVNNEATAGYLLDSDDEAGKIYPEPMEESGIDESFLSELDTVGDFGVEPMRLDQQVPDQGSHDVNLANGVAAYSMISPQTSDNVSLTMSEGSTGDSRELSPVVDDLNGPEFRWSLGASHGDPEQTVYNPQKRILEASPSEAIHMELKQPHNESEVLSDDTPPPPAASELEVATNELVTSTTNPEMTILDAKSLEDIKSAFNLVSDGVVSEPAMDTEILHISGVDVDSEPKESGELHVIDAKSVDDIHAAFKEHCDSVVNRSLEENEGKAGYGESETAESTKHDELTEALHAESAHSIGDAGEALPVESTRNMISNETKTQDEIDAVFSKVSDSSAKSAAQAVESEGSNEREVGNEHR from the exons ATGGCCCTTGAGGCAAAACAAGCTGCTCAATGTATCAAGAAAGTTTTGAGGCTGTCTATTAGAAAAAGCTATAGATTTGTTTCTGAACACCCGATCCTCTTCGGTTTGGGTGTTTTGCTCTATTTACTGTACAGATCTTCGCCAGGGTTCTTCGCATTCCTGCTTTCTTCTTCACCTGTAATTATATGTACTACTATTCTTCTTGGAGTCCTACTAAGTTATGGTGAAATCAATCTTCCTGAGGCTAGTGAAGATCACAAGGGAACTCCAGAAATTTCAGCTTTCAAGGTTGGAAATTCATCCAGTGATATTCACTTTGAAGCAAATCAGAGACTTCCAGTGCCTGAATTTGCCACATCAAATTTCAAAGAGAGGGAAATTATACAGACAATTTCCTTCAAAGAGAGGGTTAGTGAGCATGTTGATGTGGATGATGATGTTCCTCTTCTGAGGAGagctgatgaagaagatgagagaaGCGATTGGCGAAACATACCTAGAACACTAACACCATTTCCTTCTATGGTCAATCTTCGCCAAGAGTCTGGGATCAAGGAGGGCTTGACCTTTGATAAGAAAAGAGAATCAGAAGGCTCTTTTTTCATACAAGATAGCGCTGACGGGCAGACTAGCATATTTGATGTTGCCCATCTGAGTGGTCTGAATCACAAAGATACATCCTTAGGTTTGTTTTCATCCAATGGGAATGTTAGTAAACATGTTGACATGGAGGAAAATCTGAATCAAGAGAGATTTACAGATTCAGCTGCTAGCAAAGATAGAGAGGTTTCTGAGGAGAAGCAAACTGGAGAGCGTTCTGGAACTAGTAAATCAgcttttcctatttctattcacCAATGTGAACAGACTGTGAGTCTTAATGTTGATACTAGAAATGTTGCTGAGGACAAACTGCTTGATTCTTCTCTTGGCTCACCATGGGCAAGAGTTGGCAGTCAGGATGGTTCATCTGGTTTTGACTCTGATGGGGATGAGAGTTCTTCTCCTGATGCTTCCATGACTGACATTGCTCCAGTTCTTGATGAGATTGACCCACTTCTGGGTGCTGATTCTGCTCGCCCTGATCCCATTCCTAAGGATGATTCAGACACTGATTCTCATGTCTCAGAGGATCATCAAATTGATGATGATAGTAACGATGAGGGTGACGACAATGATGCTAAAGATAATGTGGAGggaaagaagaaagatgatgaTAGAGAAGCTGCATTTCTTTGGACAGcggatgatgaaaagaatcTGATGGATCTTGGGTATTCTGAGATGGAAAGGAACCGCAGGTTGGAAATTTTGATGGCCAGGCGAAGATCAAGGAAGAACATAAGATTTGAAATCGACAATAGTTTGATAGATGTCGACAGTAATGGTGCTGGTAGGAGTTTAGATGATTTGTCACGCCTCCGTGCACAAGTACCTCCTATTGCAGTGCCAAGAAGGAACCCTTTTGATCTTCCTTATGATTCTGAAGAAGCAGCAATTCCTGGCTCAGCTCCTTCAATTCTGCATGCACAGAAGAACCCATTTGATCTTCCCCTTGAACAGCCTCATGACAGTGGTGTCCCCGTGCGTGATAATATAAATGCTGGAGAATCTGTGATGTCACCTCGTCGTGACATGATCTTCAGAAGGCATGAAAGCTTCAACTTTGGAGGGATGGATGCAATCCAGGAGAGGCGTTTTTCTAGACTCAAGCCATATTTTGTCCCTGAAACAGTGGAATGGAATGCAAGCAATTTCCAAAGACAGTTCAGCGATAAGAGTGTGTCTAAATTGAGCTCTGTTACTGAATCTGATGTGGCTTCTTCAGTTGCTGATCAGGAGGATCACAAGGACCATGATGAAAAGGATTTGCACATGGAACACGAGTCACCTGCTCTAGTGAGACAGGATAGTGACCTCACAGATGTTGGAAGTGAGTGCTCAGATGGAATCAACTCCATAGATGTTGAACTGGACAACAGTGACATTGATGACCGTGAGATTGCTTTACATCATTTTGTCTTTGAAAGATCGCAAGAAAGGGAAGCACATCTTGCCTCAACGAAAGGAAAGGGTCATGAAGAAGGTTATACACCCAAGTCAGCTGGGAATTCCAAGATGCCATTTCATCCAGTTCCTGACTTGCTTAGCTGGGAAGATGGAGATG GTGACAGCAGCCTTGGTGCTAAACCTTCTTTCCAACTTAACACAGAAGTTAAATGCTCAGAATGGGTTTCCTCCTCCATGCCAACTGTGGAGGGTGAATCACATTCTGGGGACCTTCCGGAGTACCTTGACACTGATGTTGCATCAAGTTCAAATACTGCTGTATTTAGTGGAAGCAATACTGCTGAGAAAGATGAAAATGTTGATCTCATGTCCTATTCAAACAATGAAATGCCATTAGATAACCTGATTCATGGGTCTATGGAGCTGCCTTCTGAATTTGCCATGGAAACGTTGCCAGTCATATCTAGGGACCTGCACCCTATCCCTGAGGAGAGAGTTGTCGAGAACTTCAGCATGCAAGAAAAGTATGAAACAGCAATATTTACTGAATCAGTTGCTTCCTTGACTGGCTTGCATGTAATTGAAGAGCACTTTGATGTTGGATTTGACAGAAGTCTGAGCTCTGTTTCCTCGTATCCTCAAGTTAGTAATGCCATCGAATCTCCATCAAGTGAATATGCAGAAGTTTCGAATCCCTTTGTTCCCGTGGCTGCTGAACCTAACAAGGTGGATATAGGTGATGTGAACAACGAAGCAACTGCAGGATATCTGCTTGATTCTGATGACGAGGCTGGTAAAATCTATCCTGAGCctatggaagaaagtggaattgATGAAAGTTTCCTGTCGGAATTGGACACAGTGGGAGACTTTGGAGTAGAACCAATGAGACTGGACCAACAGGTGCCAGATCAGGGTTCCCATGATGTAAACCTGGCCAACGGTGTTGCTGCATATTCCATGATTAGCCCTCAGACTTCTGATAATGTCTCCTTGACCATGTCGGAAGGCAGCACTGGAGACTCCAGGGAGCTGTCTCCAGTGGTTGATGACCTAAATGGCCCTGAATTTAGATGGTCACTTGGAGCATCTCATGGTGACCCTGAGCAAACTGTCTACAATCCTCAGAAGCGGATCCTTGAAGCAAGCCCATCTGAAGCCATACACATGGAGTTGAAGCAACCACACAATGAGTCAGAAGTGCTTTCTGATgatacaccaccaccaccagcagcaagtGAATTGGAGGTTGCTACAAATGAGTTAGTGACGAGTACGACCAATCCTGAGATGACGATTCTGGATGCGAAGTCTCTGGAGGATATTAAGAGTGCCTTTAATCTAGTTAGTGATGGTGTGGTTTCTGAACCTGCCATGGACACTGAAATTTTACACATCTCAGGTGTTGATGTTGATTCTGAGCCCAAAGAGAGTGGGGAGCTACACGTCATTGATGCAAAATCTGTGGATGACATTCATGCTGCTTTCAAGGAGCACTGTGATTCTGTTGTGAATAGGTCTTTGGAAGAAAATGAAGGTAAGGCTGGGTATGGTGAGAGTGAGACTGCAGAATCCACAAAGCACGATGAACTTACTGAAGCATTACATGCCGAAAGTGCACACAGTATTGGAGACGCTGGGGAGGCTTTACCAGTGGAGAGTACAAGAAATATGATTTCTAACGAGACAAAGACTCAGGATGAAATTGATGCAGTGTTCAGTAAGGTCTCTGATAGCAGTGCCAAGAGTGCTGCACAGGCGGTGGAGTCAGAGGGTTCCAATGAAAGAGAAGTGGGAAATGAACATCGTTGA